The Cyclobacterium amurskyense genome contains the following window.
ACCATCTTTTGGCCAATTCTTCAAAACCTGTATCCACAAGTCCAGCGGGACGCTGAGGCCATGGATAAACAGTGTGCCACATTAAAGCACCACTAAAGGTACCATGGGTGGTCAAGCCAAAGTTTTTACTGGCTTTTGCGGCCATCATTAGCTGATTGGTAGCCCATTCTTGTTTGCCTTTAAGGTCACCTGCTAGTTCTGCAGGAGCAAAAGCGTCAAAGAGTTCATTGTATGCAGGACTTACAGCTACGAGTTGTCCTTGTAAATGCGTAGAAAAATCAGATATTTCAACACCAGCTTCTTTTACGGTATTTTTAATTTGGTTGACATAGTCCATGTCCTCCGCTGCTTTCTTCAAGTCGATCAGTCTGACATCCCATGTAGGGATTTGAACTGCTTTGTATCCGATGCTTGCAGCCCAGGTACAAATGTCTTTTAAATTATTAAAAGGGGCTTTATCATCTACAAACTGGGCCAAGAATAAGGCTGGTCCTTTAATGGTTTTCATAAAGATTTAGGTTATTTAAAGTTCAAATTTAGTCCATTTTTCATTAGAATTACTACTTTTTACCACATGCTCTACAAAAGCCATTCCTCTTAAGCCATCTTCAGCACCTGGAAAGTCTTCCCATTCTTTTTTCGGTGTTTCACCATTCTTTCTGGCGTAAAGGCATCGGGCAAAGTTTCTATATAAATTGGCAAAAGCTTCTAGGTAACCTTCAGGGTGTCCTCCTGGTGTTCGGACGTTTTCTGTAGCCGCTGAAGACAAGTAAGGAATATTACCTCCTGCTCTATATATCTGATCAGGTGCTTCAGGGTGACGTACTATTAAAGTATTGGCATTGTCCTGTTCCCATTCCAAACCAGCTTTCTCACCGTAGACCCTGATTTTGATGTTGTTTTCTGCGCCTGGAGCAATTTGGGTTGCCATCAAGACGCCTGATGCGCCATCTTCAAACTTCAACAATACGGCCCCATCATCATCAAGGGTTCTTCCCTCCACCACACAATTAAGATCCGCACATAATTTAGTCATTTTCAATCCACTTACGTATTCGGCAAGGTTGAATGCATGAGTTCCAATGTCTCCCATACAGTTGGCAATACCGCTTTTGCTAGGATCTGTTCTCCAGATCGCTTGCTTATAATCGGTGTTTTCCAGTTTGTTCCATAACCAACCTTGAGGGTATTCTACATAAACTTTTCTTACTTTACCTATAACACCGGTAGAAATTAAATGTTTGGCTTCCTTCACCATTGGGTAGCCGGTATAGGT
Protein-coding sequences here:
- a CDS encoding Gfo/Idh/MocA family protein, translated to MSNRKLKMGMIGGGPGSFIGAVHRISAAMDGIIELAAGAFSSSAEKSAETGKELFLPSERVYASYDEMFEKELLLPESERIDFVAIVTPNHVHFDPTKKALQNGFHVVLDKPMTFSYEEAKELNKIIEETGLMFCLTHTYTGYPMVKEAKHLISTGVIGKVRKVYVEYPQGWLWNKLENTDYKQAIWRTDPSKSGIANCMGDIGTHAFNLAEYVSGLKMTKLCADLNCVVEGRTLDDDGAVLLKFEDGASGVLMATQIAPGAENNIKIRVYGEKAGLEWEQDNANTLIVRHPEAPDQIYRAGGNIPYLSSAATENVRTPGGHPEGYLEAFANLYRNFARCLYARKNGETPKKEWEDFPGAEDGLRGMAFVEHVVKSSNSNEKWTKFEL